Proteins encoded within one genomic window of Macaca thibetana thibetana isolate TM-01 chromosome 3, ASM2454274v1, whole genome shotgun sequence:
- the LOC126950246 gene encoding 14-3-3 protein epsilon-like, with amino-acid sequence MKKVAGMDVELTVEEINLLSIAYKNVIGARRASWRIISSIEQKEEKGEDKLKMIWEYRQMIETELKLLCCDVLDVLDKNLIPEANTGESKVFHYKMKGDYHRYLAEFATGNDRKEAVENSLAAYKAASDIAMTELPPTHPIHLGLALNFSVFYYEILNSPDYACRLAKAAFDDTIAELDMLSEESYKDTMDFRHAG; translated from the coding sequence ATGAAGAAAGTAGCAGGGATGGATGTGGAACTGACAGTTGAAGAAATAAACCTCCTATCTATTGCATATAAGAATGTGATTGGAGCTAGAAGAGCCTCCTGGAGAATAATCAGCAGCAttgaacagaaagaagaaaaaggagaagacaaGCTAAAAATGATTTGGGAATATCGGCAAATGATTGAGACTGAGCTAAAGTTACTCTGCTGTGACGTTCTGGATGTACTGGACAAAAACCTCATTCCAGAAGCTAACACTGGCGAGTCCAAAGTTTTCCATTATAAAATGAAAGGGGACTACCACAGGTATCTGGCAGAATTTGCCACAGGAAATGACAGGAAGGAGGCTGTGGAGAACAGCCTAGCGGCTTATAAAGCTGCTAGTGATATTGCAATGACAGAACTTCCACCAACGCATCCTATTCACTTAGGTCTTgctctcaatttttctgtattctaCTACGAAATTCTTAATTCCCCTGACTATGCCTGCAGGTTGGCAAAAGCAGCTTTTGATGACACAATTGCAGAACTGGATATGCTGAGTGAAGAAAGCTATAAGGACACTATGGACTTCAGGCATGCAGGGTGA